CAACCGCCAAGGTTGAACAAGCGGATACTGCTACAATAATAGGAATTTTAGCGAGAAATGCTTTGCTAACTATTTCATAAGATACTCTTCCGCTTACTAAAAGTACGTTAGCCTCTGCAAGAATTTCATTTTTTAATAAACTTCCAATGCATTTATCTACGGCGTTATGTCTTCCAATATCTTCTCTTATAGTAAGTAGTTCTTGCTTTTTATTAAAAATAGCAGCAGCATGACTTCCCCCTGTAACTTTAAACGTTTCTTGATGATTGCTTAATAACTGAAACATCTGTTGAATCTGAGTTTGTGTAACTTTTTTCGAATTACTCAAGGCTTTTCCAGATACATGAAGATCATCTAATTCCTTTTTTCCGCAAATACCACAGGAAGAAACTGATAGTAGTGTTCTTTTGTTGAGATATCCTTTTCCTAATTTTTCTTTAGAAATAGTAACATTGATAATACTGGAAAAATCTTTCTTTTCTTCTTCAATATCAAAGTTTAAAGCTGTTTTTTCTTTATAAATATCTTCAGCATATAACAAACCTCTTATCAAATCAATATCATTCCCCGGAGTACGCATTACAACCGTATAGGATTGTGAATTAATATTAATTTGCAAAGGAGCTTCAATAACCAAATGATCTGATATTTTATCACTTAGATTATCTTTTACCTTAATGCTATCGTATTGGTTTGTTTGCATGAATGTTCTATATGTACAAACTTACAAAAAATAAGGAGGAGTATAACTTAAAAAGCCTTGGAATACCAAGGCTTTTTGTGTACGTTTTATTTTTCCCTTAAATAAATAAAACACAACAGATATAGGGACTTCTCAGTCATTGTTATAACGTGTGTTTTATTGAATTATTGCCAATTAAAAGCACTTTTCACATATAATTATGATATGTTTATTTTCTAAATTGGTGGTGAAAAAGAGATACAAATTACCACCTTCTTTTAATTTGGTTTTCTTTCTAATTTCTGCAACAGATATTGGAAAGTTTCTCGTGGTAATATTTGCTTTTAAATTTGGAATCTCTTTTTTTAATTGCTTTTTATCGAAAGGGATTACTTTTTTAATGCTAAAGCTTCTTCCAGGAAAATCTATATATTCATTAGAAGTGTATAAATGTGAATGCTGGTGAAGCTTAGCTATTTGGAGTTGTTGGGCTACTTGATTAAATCCACCTGATTTTAAAATAGCGGTATTCGGCTCGTATAAATACTGTAAGGGTAGGGAATAGGAGGCAGTTGCTTCTTCTTGAAAATCAAAATCAAATATTTGATCTTTTTCCTTTTGAAGGTTGATCGTTTTAATGTGTATCACTCCTTCATATCCCTTTTCTAATAAAAATAATAGCTCTTTTACTTCATTTTTAACTCCTACAATATGGATTTCTTTAACAAAACGAAGTTCGTCTATAGTGCCTTTTATGTCTAAAACAGGGGAGTTCTTGATAAGTATGGTATTTGATTTACTAAATAAAAAATCAATATTTTCTGGAACATTAGGTAAGCAATCTTTTAATAAAAAAACTTTCCCTTTTACATCATCTCTTCTAGAAGGATCAATATAAATACAATCGTATTGCTGTGAAGTTTCTTCTAAATATTCCAACCCATTTTTAGCAACTGTTGTAATATGATTAGCTTTTAGTTGCTCATAGTTATAAGTAACAATGGTAGAAAGTTCTTTATTAATTTCACAATGTGTTACTTCTTTAAACTGTTTAGAAAAATAGTAAGCATCAATACCGAAACCTCCAGTAATATCTATGATAGAATTCCCTGATACCAATTTTGCTTTATATGCTGCCGTCAATTCTGAAGAGGTTTGCTCTATACTTAATTTAGGAGGATAGTATATAGGTGCTGCTTCAAACCATGTAGGAAGCTTTTTCTCAGACTTTTGCTTGGCTATAATTTGGTTAGCCAATTCTTGAATAGAAATGTTCGTAAAAGGACTTCCTTTAAGGATGAGCTTATTTATATCTGATTTTAGGTTAGAATTGATGAACTCTTGTACCTCTCTATGTAGTATTTCTTTATTCAACGCTTAATTATATCCTTTTACAATTCCCATACTTAAGTTACCTCCATTTTCAAATACATGATTAGTAGGTAATAAAGTTCCACTTTCTGTGGTAATCCAATCTTGCCAAGTTGCTGGTACTCCTTCCATTTTCATACTTGGCACGTACATTTTATAACTTTTTGGAATATTGTTTTCATCTAATATCCATAAATAAGAATCACCTGGAGTGGTTCCTCCAACGGTATACTTCACCAATAATGCTTCTTTATTATCCACCATTTTAATAGATCGAAGAATACCTGGTTCAAATAGTTTATGCGGAGCAACTAGCCAAAAAGAATCATTATTAAACAATCTTTCTGCTCTATTTACTAAACTCGTATCTGCTTTTTCTAATGGTTGTTCATGAACAAAAACGGTACTTTTATTTAAGTTGTTTGGATGTAAGTTCACACGAATAGAATCCCAAGAAACATCTACAATATGCTTGGTTTTATCCCATTTATAAGAACGTCTTCCTCCAAAGCTCCATTCTAAAAAACGCGTGTTTTTATACGCCTCATGATTGATGGCTTTTAAAATACGATTGGCAACGATATCTGCTTTTGTGTTCATTGCTTTTACATCCCCCATGTCTATTGATAATCCAAACAAGGAAAGCGTATGTTGTGTTGGTAGTTCAATTCCAGCCTCTGTTTTGGTCCATTGATCCCATGTAGCTTCTATTCCGCCAATAGGAATAATTTGTGTCCACATTTTGTAAGAAACAGGTTTGAAATTATCATCTAGAATCCATAAATAAGAATCTCCAGGAGTTGTACCACCAGAAGTATAAGTGATTAATAAGGCGTCTTTACCATTGTGCTGTACAATTCTTCTTTCTGTACCTGGATCGAACACTTTAAAAGGTGCAACTAACCAAAAAGAATCATTGTTAAAGAAGTCTTGCGCTTTTTTAAATACGTTAGCGTCTGGATTTTTTACAAGTTGTTTGTCTGTAGTATACAGTTTATTGTTATCAGGTTGATTTAAGAATAAATGTACTTCTTTATCATCCCACTTTACAATAACCATATTTTCGCTTTTTACCCATTTATAATGGTGGGCTCCTCTAAAGGACCATTCTAAAACTTCGGTATTTTTATAGTTTTCAAAGTTTAATGCAGTAAGCATTTTAGTAGCAAGTGCATCTGCTTCAGCTCCCTGTTTTCCTTCAGGTAATTTTTCATTGTTGATAAAATAAACCGCTCCAATTACTATAATTATCAATAGCAATAAGATTCCTAAAAATTTAAATAGTTTTTTCATTTATATCTGAGTCAATTCTTTAATTCCGATAGCCAATTCATCTGCTGCTTTAGGGTAATTTCTAAACCACAATTCAGGTTCTACCAATTCTAGCTCTGCAAGCGCCAATTGGTTATTGTTGTCTATAAAAGCATCTACACGAGCGTAAATAGGGGACTCAAAGCATGCTTGTACTACTTTTTCGGCAAAGGTTATTTCTTGTTGAGTAGGAGTGTACTCATGAACAGAACCACCAAAATCGTCTTGTACTCTAAAATCACCAGATTTTGCTTTTTTCAATACCGCATGAGTAAATTTACCATTCATAACCATATAAGATACTTCTCCTTTTTCAACAATGTTGTATTGAAAGGGTTGCATAATCATGGCTTCTTGAGAAATTAACTCAGAAAATATAGCTTCATGTGCTGCTATATTTTCTGAATTGATTTTATAGGTATGTCTAGAACCTGCTGAGATGCATGGTTTGACTACAAATTCTTGTAAATTGTATTGAGTAGAAAGTTCTTCAAGGGTTTTTGAGGCTCCTTTTTCAATAAAATAAGATTCACATATATGTACTCCATTTTTTTGTAAATCGAGTAAGTAGTGTTTGTCAAGGTTCCATCGAATAATGGCTTCAGAGTTTAATAAAATGGCTTGTTGACTTACTTTTTCTAACCATTTAGAAAATTCTGAAAAGCGTTCGGAATAATCCCATGTAGTTCTAAATAATATGAATTTTGTACTGCTCCAATCGAAACTAGTATCGTCCCAAGACAAGCGAATAACTTTTAAACCTTGTTTTTCTAATGATTGAAGTACATAATTGTCTTCGTCTATTACATTCTGAATATAGTTATCACCCTCTTTTATAGTTAAATAACTTTTGCTAGTGAGTATAACAACATCGTATTTTTTCATAGCCCCAATTTACTACAAAAATTATTGATTATTGATTTGCTTGATAGTAATTCATTACATGTGTTGGAATAGCAATATTTTCAGGAAGTTTATCGTCAGAAATAGGGTGCTGTGCTACTTGTTTAAGAGGAACTAAACCTGCCCAAATAGGTAAGCTTTCATCTTCAGGCTCATCATTTACCCCAACATCTCTTACTTTGGCAGAAGCCGATTCAATAGTCATTTCTACTACTAAGGTTCTGTCCAATTCATGTGGATGCATAGGTCTAATTTCATTCCATCTTCCTTGCATCATATGTTCCATAAAGCATTCTAAAGCATCTGATTTTCCCTGGTCATTTTCTATTTTCTTTACAGTTCCAAATACGGTAGCAGAGCGGTAGTTAACAGAGTGATGTAACCCTGAACGAGCTAGAACTAGAGCATCTAAATGCATCACGGTCATACTCATTTCACCTGCTTCTAAAAGTGCTAAAAGCATTCTGTTTGCTTGTGAACTGTGTAAGTATATTTTGTTGTCTTTTCTTCCATAGGCCATAGGCAAAGAAATAGCTTTTCCTTCATAGGTATAGCTAACAAAGCCAATAAATCCAGCATCTAAGATAGTATTGATTCTTTCAATATCATAGGTAGCTCTATTTTGACCTCTTTTAATTCTGTTTAATTTTGATTTTGAGTATTCTTGCATTGTTTTTTTATTAAGGTTAGAGTTCCTTTGCGTAAATAAAGTTTTCGAAAGCTTTTCCGTTGACCCAAAAAGTATAATCACCTACTTTTTTGAAATCGAGTTTCTCATAAAACCTCATGGCTTTTTGATTTTTGATATATGTTGTAAGCCATAGCTGGTTAAACTCTAGTTCTTTGGCTTTGTTAAAGACTGTTTCATATAATTGAAATCCTACTTTTTTTCCTAAAAACTCTTCCAAAACATAGATTCTTTCTAGTCTACATACATTTTGATCGGTAATATGTTCATTAACTTGATTTAAAATCAATTTAGCATAACCAACAGGGAAGTTATTTACATAGGCAATCCAATAAATGTTTTCTTCACTTGCTATTTCCTTATGTGTCTTTTTTATGGAAAAGGCTTCATTGTTATAGTTAAATAAATCTTCGGCATTGTTTATATAATGCCCATGAGATTCTGAATAGGTAATTCTACCTAAGAGCGCAAGTGTTTCTGTATGGCTTGTAGAAGCTTGTTTTATGGTTATCATGTTGTTATCTCGTTTCTGGGGGAATATTTTTAAACCTATTAATTAATTCTCTTTTCTCTTCTAAATTTTTAGGATCATAGACCCTTTTCGTAGAAGCAGGGTATTTTTGAACATATTGCTGGGGTCTTATAGGCCTTGGAACAAAATTACCTGTACAACTCGGACATATATTTTCAAATACTTCTAAAGCACAGGTTTTGCAATAAGTACATTCAAAAGAGCATATCATTGCTTCGGTTGAAGTATTGGGTAAATCGATACCACAGTGTTCACAATTTGGTCTTAGCGCTAGCATTATAAATAGCGTTCGTTAATAATATTGATATGCCACATACTATGACCTAATAATATATATGCACAAGCTCTTGCTGATACTGCTGCATTACTTGCGGTTCCCATATTTATCAGATGTTCTTCTGGAATGCTGGCAATGAGGTTTAAAGAGTATTGGCGTGTTAATTTAAACTCCGTTAACAGCGCTTCTAATGATTTATTGTTAGCTTCTGAAGGCTCTATATAATCGTTTTGTTCAAACCCCATTAATGGAGACTGATCGTTTCTAGCAATTCTAAAGAAACGGTACATGAAAATACGTTCTGTATCTATAATATGCTGCAAAATTTCTTTGATTGTCCATTTTCCTTCTTGATATCGATGTAATAATTTGTTTTCTGGAACATTCGAAAAGAAGTCAATAACATATTTTTCATCTTTTTCAAATCCAGCAACTAGTTCGGTGTCGGCAGCTACTAGATTGATATAATTTCCATAGTACTCGTTGTATTCGCTTGCTTGTAGGTCTTTTTTGGTCATTTTTAGAAGTTTTATGTTTCAAATGTAGTATTTTTATGGACTATTCTATTCGTCCAGAATTAAAATAATAAATAGTCCAGATGTTTCCGTATAAAACTTCCATATCGTTAGATAAAAAGCTAAAAGAACCTTTGTATTTGCAGCTATCAAATCAGTTTATCAACTTAATACGAGATGGTAGATTGGCTACAGGAACCAAACTTATTGGTACACGACAATTAGCAGAAGTTCTAGAAATTCATAGAAAAACGGTAGTTGCAAGCTATGAAGAGCTTGCTCTACAGGGATGGGTAGAGAGTGTTCCTAAAAAAGGGACTTTTGTAAATACTGATCTGCCTGTAATTCAACGGCAAGACTTTGTAGATACTGCTTATGAATCTTCTCAGGTTACTTCTGGGTTTTCTTTTTATGCGAGTTCTGTTTTAGAACATAAATTAACTCAAAAGAAAGAGGGAGTTATGTACTTGAATGATGGAACTTCAGATGGTAGGTTAACTCCATTAGATGAAATTGCAAGGACATACAGAAGAATAACTTCTCGAAAAAGTACGTATCATCATTTAGATTATGGCTCTACCTATGGAAATGATACTTTGAGAGCAGTTTTAGCAAATTATCTTAATCAATCAAGAGGTTTAAAAACAGCCAAGGAAAATATATTAATTACGCGAGGAAGTCAGATGGGGATGTGGCTTTCTTCTCAATTGTTATTAAAACTAAAGGATGTTATTGTCGTAGGAGAAACTAATTATGCTTCTGCTGATTTAACCTTCATGAATACTGGAGCTATACTTAAAAGAGTTCGCGTAGATCAATGCGGACTGATAACGGATGATCTAGAACGTATATGTCAAAAAGAAACCATTAGAGCTGTTTATGTAACTTCTCATCATCATCATCCTACAACGGTTACCTTATCAGCTCAAAGACGAATTCATTTATTACAATTGTCAAGAACCTATAATTTCGCCATTATTGAAGACGATTATGATTACGATTTTAATTACAATCATGCACCTATATTGCCTTTAGCGAGCCATGATAGTGGAGGAAATGTTATTTATGTAGGATCTGTTTGTAAAACGGTGGCTCCTGTTTTTAGAATAGGATATTTAATTGCTTCTAAAGATTTTGTTGATGAAGCGGCAAAGCTAAGAGGTTATGTAGATAGGCAAGGAGATGCCTTGCTAGAATTGACTTTTGCCGATTTTGTTAAGTCTGGTGATTTAGATAGGCATATTAGAAAAGTAATGAAAGTATATCAACAGCGTCGTGATTTATTTTGTAAGCTGTTGAAAGATGAATTGGGTGATTACTTTAGTTTTGAGATTCCTAAAGGAGGAATGGCCATTTGGGTTACCTTAAATAACAAATACTCTTGGAAGAAAGTACAAGAGGTAGGAAAGGAGTATCAAATAGCTATTGGAGATTATATGCGTTATGATATGGCAGAAACACATCACAATGCCATGCGAATTGGCTTTGCAAGTTATAATGAAGAAGAAATTTATGAATTGATAAAAAGGTTAAAGCAAACTATGCTATCTATAACAAACTAGCTTTAATCATACGATCATTTCCAAAGATATCTTTGCGTAGCTCAATATTTGTAAACCCTTTGTTTTCTAACATTGCCACTGTTTCTTTTCCTAAATATTGATTAATTTCAAAGAATAACAATCCATCTTTTGTTAAATGCTTTTTTGCTAAATCTGCTATCTTTTTATAAAAAATTAAGGGATTATGATTGTCCACAAACAAAGCTAAATGAGGTTCATTCTCTAGAACATTGTTTTTAATTTCCTCTTTTTCTAAGTTTCTTACATAGGGCGGATTCGAAACAATGATGTCATATGTTTTAGGCAAAGAATTTGTTGTTAAAATATCATCGTGTAATAAGTCAATTACTACCTGATTCAGCAATGCGTTTTCTTTGGCAGTTTTTAAAGCTTCTTCTGAAACATCAATAGCGCTAACCTTGGCATTTGTTAAGTTTTTGCTGATACTAATTGGAATACACCCAGTACCTGTACCTATATCTAAAATTTTCAATCTACCATCTTGAGTAGTTTCGTTTAAAATCCAATCGACTAATTCTTCGGTTTCTGGTCTTGGAATTAAGGTGTTTCTATTAACCTTAAAAGGAAATCCGTAAAACTCTGTTTTTCCAATGATATATTGAATAGGTTCTTCTTTCTGAAGTCTACTTAAAGCCTCGTTTAAAATTATTTCTTTTTCAGAGGGGATTTCGAAATTTGGTTGCATGACCAAAT
The sequence above is a segment of the Tenacibaculum sp. 190130A14a genome. Coding sequences within it:
- the fdhD gene encoding formate dehydrogenase accessory sulfurtransferase FdhD yields the protein MQTNQYDSIKVKDNLSDKISDHLVIEAPLQININSQSYTVVMRTPGNDIDLIRGLLYAEDIYKEKTALNFDIEEEKKDFSSIINVTISKEKLGKGYLNKRTLLSVSSCGICGKKELDDLHVSGKALSNSKKVTQTQIQQMFQLLSNHQETFKVTGGSHAAAIFNKKQELLTIREDIGRHNAVDKCIGSLLKNEILAEANVLLVSGRVSYEIVSKAFLAKIPIIVAVSACSTLAVDFAKEFGICLIGFSRNNKMTIYANPQYISYER
- a CDS encoding THUMP-like domain-containing protein; translated protein: MNKEILHREVQEFINSNLKSDINKLILKGSPFTNISIQELANQIIAKQKSEKKLPTWFEAAPIYYPPKLSIEQTSSELTAAYKAKLVSGNSIIDITGGFGIDAYYFSKQFKEVTHCEINKELSTIVTYNYEQLKANHITTVAKNGLEYLEETSQQYDCIYIDPSRRDDVKGKVFLLKDCLPNVPENIDFLFSKSNTILIKNSPVLDIKGTIDELRFVKEIHIVGVKNEVKELLFLLEKGYEGVIHIKTINLQKEKDQIFDFDFQEEATASYSLPLQYLYEPNTAILKSGGFNQVAQQLQIAKLHQHSHLYTSNEYIDFPGRSFSIKKVIPFDKKQLKKEIPNLKANITTRNFPISVAEIRKKTKLKEGGNLYLFFTTNLENKHIIIICEKCF
- a CDS encoding PLP-dependent aminotransferase family protein; the protein is MFPYKTSISLDKKLKEPLYLQLSNQFINLIRDGRLATGTKLIGTRQLAEVLEIHRKTVVASYEELALQGWVESVPKKGTFVNTDLPVIQRQDFVDTAYESSQVTSGFSFYASSVLEHKLTQKKEGVMYLNDGTSDGRLTPLDEIARTYRRITSRKSTYHHLDYGSTYGNDTLRAVLANYLNQSRGLKTAKENILITRGSQMGMWLSSQLLLKLKDVIVVGETNYASADLTFMNTGAILKRVRVDQCGLITDDLERICQKETIRAVYVTSHHHHPTTVTLSAQRRIHLLQLSRTYNFAIIEDDYDYDFNYNHAPILPLASHDSGGNVIYVGSVCKTVAPVFRIGYLIASKDFVDEAAKLRGYVDRQGDALLELTFADFVKSGDLDRHIRKVMKVYQQRRDLFCKLLKDELGDYFSFEIPKGGMAIWVTLNNKYSWKKVQEVGKEYQIAIGDYMRYDMAETHHNAMRIGFASYNEEEIYELIKRLKQTMLSITN
- a CDS encoding pyridoxamine 5'-phosphate oxidase family protein, which translates into the protein MQEYSKSKLNRIKRGQNRATYDIERINTILDAGFIGFVSYTYEGKAISLPMAYGRKDNKIYLHSSQANRMLLALLEAGEMSMTVMHLDALVLARSGLHHSVNYRSATVFGTVKKIENDQGKSDALECFMEHMMQGRWNEIRPMHPHELDRTLVVEMTIESASAKVRDVGVNDEPEDESLPIWAGLVPLKQVAQHPISDDKLPENIAIPTHVMNYYQANQ
- the prmC gene encoding peptide chain release factor N(5)-glutamine methyltransferase, with the translated sequence MSTLKSYKTYFTEQLSVVFPQTEIDTFFLFLIEEYLGLQRIDLVMQPNFEIPSEKEIILNEALSRLQKEEPIQYIIGKTEFYGFPFKVNRNTLIPRPETEELVDWILNETTQDGRLKILDIGTGTGCIPISISKNLTNAKVSAIDVSEEALKTAKENALLNQVVIDLLHDDILTTNSLPKTYDIIVSNPPYVRNLEKEEIKNNVLENEPHLALFVDNHNPLIFYKKIADLAKKHLTKDGLLFFEINQYLGKETVAMLENKGFTNIELRKDIFGNDRMIKASLL
- a CDS encoding GNAT family N-acetyltransferase, with the protein product MITIKQASTSHTETLALLGRITYSESHGHYINNAEDLFNYNNEAFSIKKTHKEIASEENIYWIAYVNNFPVGYAKLILNQVNEHITDQNVCRLERIYVLEEFLGKKVGFQLYETVFNKAKELEFNQLWLTTYIKNQKAMRFYEKLDFKKVGDYTFWVNGKAFENFIYAKEL
- a CDS encoding DUF1272 domain-containing protein, which translates into the protein MLALRPNCEHCGIDLPNTSTEAMICSFECTYCKTCALEVFENICPSCTGNFVPRPIRPQQYVQKYPASTKRVYDPKNLEEKRELINRFKNIPPETR
- a CDS encoding DinB family protein, with product MTKKDLQASEYNEYYGNYINLVAADTELVAGFEKDEKYVIDFFSNVPENKLLHRYQEGKWTIKEILQHIIDTERIFMYRFFRIARNDQSPLMGFEQNDYIEPSEANNKSLEALLTEFKLTRQYSLNLIASIPEEHLINMGTASNAAVSARACAYILLGHSMWHINIINERYL